From the genome of Flavobacterium luteolum, one region includes:
- a CDS encoding DUF3078 domain-containing protein, protein MRKLTLLLFILVNFTFVQAQNSEKELIQNTEKAVKKINDTIEGEGWKTKGTVSLLLNQSSFNNWIAGGEDSFSGTLGINYDFNYKKDGLTWDNKILASYGLLQTKNDDFTKKTDDRLEFNSIVGKKAFGEWYYSYFLNFRTQFSTGYIYGQDDNGKQIRTEQTKFMSPGYLTTGPGIYWTKDDNLKINFAPLTSKFTFVDSAYTTGIDRFTGLPYVDGSYFGVDEGKSIRYELGFYASVYYKLAIMTNVTAENTLNLYSNYLEDPQNVDINYSLNIIMKINKFLSANLSFQAIYDDNAFAGLQTREVFGLGVNFGF, encoded by the coding sequence ATGAGAAAGCTAACTCTATTACTTTTCATTTTAGTAAACTTCACGTTTGTACAAGCCCAAAATTCAGAAAAAGAGTTAATTCAGAATACTGAAAAGGCAGTAAAAAAAATTAACGATACTATCGAAGGCGAAGGCTGGAAAACAAAAGGAACTGTTTCCCTTTTACTGAATCAATCGAGTTTTAACAATTGGATTGCAGGAGGTGAAGACAGCTTTTCTGGAACATTAGGAATCAATTATGATTTCAATTACAAAAAAGATGGCTTAACTTGGGACAACAAAATTTTAGCATCGTACGGTCTTCTTCAAACCAAAAACGATGACTTCACAAAAAAAACAGATGACCGCTTAGAGTTCAATTCCATAGTTGGAAAAAAAGCTTTTGGCGAATGGTACTACTCCTACTTTCTAAATTTTAGAACACAATTTTCAACCGGTTATATTTATGGTCAAGATGACAATGGAAAGCAAATCAGGACTGAACAAACCAAATTTATGTCTCCTGGATATCTTACCACAGGTCCTGGTATTTACTGGACAAAAGATGACAATCTTAAAATAAATTTTGCACCGCTAACTTCAAAATTCACTTTTGTAGACAGTGCTTATACAACTGGAATTGATAGATTTACTGGATTACCATATGTAGATGGCAGTTATTTTGGTGTTGACGAAGGCAAAAGTATCCGTTACGAGCTTGGTTTTTATGCTTCCGTTTATTACAAATTAGCAATCATGACAAACGTCACTGCCGAAAACACGCTTAATCTTTATTCAAATTATCTTGAAGACCCACAAAATGTCGATATCAATTATTCGCTAAATATTATAATGAAAATCAACAAGTTTTTATCTGCTAATTTATCGTTTCAGGCTATTTATGATGATAATGCATTTGCAGGACTCCAAACTAGAGAAGTCTTTGGTTTAGGAGTTAATTTTGGATTTTAA
- a CDS encoding DUF2480 family protein, with translation MEEIINKVANSALEVFDLEDYYPKGMRVQIDISQWLLEGFLLKEKDFREHLKNHDWSQYQDQYVAVHCSTDAIIPAWALILVSVHLAPFAKKVVNGTIEDLDASLYEEILSKIDYSVYQNKPVIVKGCSRKPVPMRAYILATNYLQPFARSIMYGEACSAVPLYKESKK, from the coding sequence ATGGAAGAAATCATCAATAAAGTTGCCAATAGTGCTTTAGAAGTTTTTGATCTTGAGGATTATTATCCAAAAGGAATGCGTGTGCAAATTGACATTTCGCAATGGCTTTTGGAAGGATTTTTATTGAAAGAAAAAGACTTTAGAGAGCATCTTAAAAATCACGATTGGTCACAATATCAGGATCAATATGTTGCTGTACACTGCAGTACAGATGCTATAATTCCCGCTTGGGCATTAATTTTGGTTAGCGTTCATTTAGCGCCTTTTGCAAAAAAAGTAGTCAACGGAACTATTGAAGATCTTGACGCAAGCCTTTATGAAGAAATTTTAAGCAAAATTGATTATTCTGTTTACCAAAACAAACCCGTAATTGTAAAAGGCTGTTCTAGAAAACCCGTTCCTATGCGTGCGTATATTTTAGCTACAAACTATTTACAGCCATTTGCCCGCAGTATTATGTACGGCGAAGCATGTTCTGCAGTGCCATTATACAAAGAATCTAAGAAATAA
- a CDS encoding SUF system Fe-S cluster assembly protein, whose product MEQEIDTNELGESIVRVLKGIYDPEIPVDIYELGLIYDVMVNTDYEVKILMTLTSPNCPVAESLPREVEEKVKTIENIKDVDVEITFDPPWSKDLMSEEAKLELGML is encoded by the coding sequence ATGGAACAAGAAATAGACACAAACGAATTAGGAGAATCAATCGTAAGAGTTTTAAAAGGAATTTACGATCCTGAGATTCCTGTAGATATTTACGAATTAGGATTAATTTACGATGTAATGGTAAACACAGATTACGAAGTAAAAATCCTGATGACACTTACTTCACCAAATTGCCCAGTTGCAGAAAGCTTACCAAGAGAAGTTGAAGAAAAAGTAAAAACTATCGAAAATATTAAAGATGTTGACGTAGAAATCACTTTTGATCCGCCTTGGAGCAAAGATTTAATGAGCGAAGAAGCGAAGTTAGAATTAGGAATGCTTTAA
- a CDS encoding SufE family protein, whose protein sequence is MTIKEIQNEIIDEFSMFDDWMQRYEYIIELGKSLPLIKEEYKTDDNLIKGCQSKVWLQGEQQDDKIVFTADSDAILTKGIIAILIRAFSNQKAKDILEADTDFIDEIGLKEHLSATRANGLVSMIKNIKMYALAFDAKNKN, encoded by the coding sequence ATGACAATAAAAGAAATACAAAACGAAATAATAGACGAATTTTCAATGTTCGACGACTGGATGCAGCGTTATGAGTATATCATCGAACTAGGAAAAAGTCTTCCGTTAATTAAAGAAGAATACAAAACCGACGATAATTTAATCAAAGGCTGTCAGTCTAAAGTTTGGCTGCAAGGTGAACAGCAAGATGATAAAATTGTTTTTACGGCAGATAGTGATGCTATTTTGACAAAAGGAATTATTGCAATTTTAATTCGTGCTTTCTCCAATCAAAAGGCAAAAGATATCTTAGAAGCTGATACTGATTTTATAGACGAAATCGGCTTAAAAGAACATTTATCCGCAACACGCGCCAACGGATTGGTTTCGATGATAAAAAACATCAAAATGTACGCTTTGGCTTTTGACGCAAAAAACAAAAATTAA
- a CDS encoding aminotransferase class V-fold PLP-dependent enzyme, whose amino-acid sequence MLDIQKIRADFPILSQTVNGKPLVYFDNGATSQKPQVVIDAEVKYYQEINANIHRGVHTLSQLATDAYEISRGKVKDHINAKHAHEVLFTSGTTHGINLVANGFASILKPGDEVVVSSLEHHSNIVPWQMLCEKTGAVLKVIPINDNGELIIEEFDKLLSDKTKIVTVNHISNALGVINPIKYIIDKAHAVGAAVLIDGAQAVPHLKPDVQELDCDFYAFSGHKMCGPTGTGILYGKEAWLNKLPPYQGGGEMIKEVTFEKTTYADLPHKFEAGTPNIAGGIVLGTAIDYLNEIGFDKIHEYENELLEHATKRLNEIEGIRIYGNTKNKASVISFNIDGIHPYDVGSIIDKLGIAVRTGHHCAQPIMNFFCIPGTIRASFSFYNTKEEIDAMVDAVKKAQTMLS is encoded by the coding sequence ATGCTAGATATTCAAAAAATAAGAGCTGATTTCCCGATACTTTCTCAAACTGTAAACGGAAAGCCATTAGTATATTTCGACAACGGAGCTACTTCGCAAAAACCACAAGTTGTAATTGATGCAGAAGTAAAATATTATCAGGAAATCAACGCCAATATTCACCGTGGCGTTCACACTTTAAGCCAGTTAGCAACTGATGCTTACGAGATTTCTCGTGGAAAAGTAAAAGATCACATCAATGCCAAACATGCGCACGAAGTGCTTTTTACTTCGGGAACAACTCACGGAATTAATTTAGTTGCAAACGGATTTGCTTCTATTTTAAAACCTGGCGATGAAGTTGTCGTTTCTTCATTAGAACACCACAGCAATATTGTGCCTTGGCAAATGTTATGCGAAAAAACTGGAGCTGTTTTAAAAGTTATTCCAATTAATGACAATGGAGAATTAATCATTGAGGAATTTGATAAACTGCTTTCAGATAAAACGAAAATTGTTACTGTAAATCATATTTCAAATGCATTGGGCGTAATTAATCCAATCAAATATATTATTGATAAAGCTCACGCAGTTGGCGCTGCAGTTTTAATTGACGGTGCACAGGCAGTTCCGCATTTAAAACCAGATGTTCAGGAATTAGATTGTGATTTTTATGCTTTTTCGGGTCATAAAATGTGTGGGCCAACAGGAACTGGAATTCTTTATGGAAAAGAAGCTTGGTTGAACAAACTTCCTCCTTATCAAGGCGGAGGTGAAATGATCAAAGAAGTGACTTTCGAAAAAACAACTTACGCTGATCTTCCTCATAAATTTGAAGCAGGAACGCCAAATATTGCTGGCGGAATTGTTTTAGGAACTGCTATTGATTATTTAAACGAGATCGGTTTTGATAAAATTCATGAATATGAAAATGAATTGTTAGAACACGCTACAAAACGTCTTAACGAAATTGAAGGCATCCGAATTTACGGAAACACCAAAAATAAAGCATCTGTAATTTCGTTTAATATTGATGGAATTCATCCGTATGATGTTGGTTCTATTATAGATAAATTAGGAATTGCAGTTAGAACTGGGCATCATTGTGCTCAACCAATTATGAACTTCTTCTGTATTCCGGGAACAATTCGTGCTTCTTTCTCATTTTACAATACAAAAGAAGAAATCGATGCCATGGTTGATGCTGTTAAGAAAGCACAAACTATGTTAAGCTAA
- a CDS encoding serine hydrolase domain-containing protein, which yields MKKFLKVLLLVVVLAFLYFGFTTYPKLDLISGFSAKSVASGHFMDNRPLDLIEKTDNDIDMIDLAKNSIDDAGKYAISSVYGLKERKAIYREGLGALLINDEYDISKPYLLPKRTKLVNNLPFPYGNNEPKDTAFANVDYAKLKKAIDDSFDKDGGKAKRTRAVVVLYKDKLIGEKYDTGFNKDSKILGWSMTKSITSSAFGVLAKQGKIDINKPAPIKEWQNDERKNITINDLLHMNSGLEWEENYSTICDATKMLFQSADMGKVQMDKPAKYKPNTHWYYSSGTTNLLSRILRSQFKTQQEYLDFWYSAVIDKIGMNSMIVEQDMSGTFVGSSYGWATPRDWSKFGLLYLHKGNWNGEQILDESWVKYTSTPTNTSEGKYGAQFWLNAGGKFPDVPRDMFYCSGYQGQMVAIIPSLDMVIVRMGVKEEEPGFDFNGFLKGIISSVKK from the coding sequence ATGAAAAAATTTCTCAAAGTACTTTTACTTGTTGTGGTTCTTGCTTTTTTGTATTTCGGATTTACAACGTATCCGAAACTTGATTTAATTTCTGGCTTCTCAGCCAAAAGTGTCGCATCTGGACATTTTATGGATAATCGCCCTTTGGATTTAATTGAAAAAACCGACAATGATATCGACATGATTGATCTGGCAAAAAACTCCATTGATGATGCAGGAAAATATGCTATTTCATCTGTTTATGGGCTTAAAGAAAGAAAAGCGATTTATAGAGAAGGTTTAGGTGCTTTATTAATTAATGATGAGTACGATATTTCGAAACCTTATTTGCTTCCGAAAAGAACAAAATTGGTAAATAATCTTCCTTTTCCATATGGAAATAATGAACCGAAAGATACCGCTTTCGCGAATGTGGATTACGCAAAATTGAAAAAAGCAATTGATGATTCTTTTGATAAAGATGGAGGAAAGGCAAAACGCACGCGTGCGGTTGTAGTTCTATATAAAGACAAATTAATTGGCGAAAAATACGATACAGGTTTCAATAAAGATAGTAAAATTTTAGGCTGGTCGATGACAAAAAGTATTACAAGTTCGGCTTTTGGAGTTTTGGCTAAACAAGGAAAAATTGACATTAATAAACCAGCGCCTATCAAAGAATGGCAAAATGATGAACGTAAAAATATTACGATTAACGATTTACTTCACATGAATTCTGGTTTAGAATGGGAAGAAAACTACAGTACAATTTGTGATGCAACAAAAATGCTTTTTCAGTCTGCAGATATGGGAAAAGTGCAAATGGACAAACCTGCGAAATATAAACCAAACACGCATTGGTACTATTCTTCAGGAACGACAAACTTATTATCAAGAATTTTAAGAAGCCAATTTAAAACCCAACAAGAATATCTTGATTTTTGGTACAGCGCCGTAATCGACAAAATCGGAATGAACTCGATGATTGTTGAGCAGGATATGTCAGGAACTTTTGTTGGTTCATCTTATGGATGGGCAACTCCAAGAGATTGGTCAAAATTTGGATTACTTTATCTTCACAAAGGAAATTGGAATGGCGAACAGATTTTGGATGAAAGCTGGGTAAAATACACGTCAACTCCAACCAATACTTCGGAAGGAAAATACGGAGCACAATTTTGGCTAAACGCGGGAGGGAAATTCCCAGATGTTCCTCGTGATATGTTTTATTGTAGTGGATATCAAGGTCAAATGGTGGCGATTATTCCGTCTTTGGATATGGTAATTGTGAGAATGGGAGTGAAGGAAGAAGAACCTGGATTTGATTTTAATGGGTTTTTGAAAGGGATAATTTCTTCAGTAAAAAAATAA
- the sufD gene encoding Fe-S cluster assembly protein SufD, with the protein MDLKEKLVSSFMAFEERVDVHSDLHDIRTNALKNFENKGFPTKKEEAWKYTSLNAILKNDFTVFPKQENAIEFNQVKKYFLHEIDTYKLVFIDGVFSSHLSSTTHDGIDVCLMSSALTKPKYKMVIDTYFNQIASKDDSLTSLNTAFAIEGAFINIPKKKVADKPIEIMYFSTGNEAALMVQPRNLVIVGENSHVQIIERHQSLNENPVLTNSVTEIFAQKRAIVDYYKIQNDNSEANLIDNTYVSQQQESHAYVHTFSFGGNLTRNNLNFYHFGERLTSTLNGISILNDKQHVDHYTLVNHAQPNCESFQDYKGIFSDRSTGVFNGKVLVEKEAQKTNAFQKSNNILLSDKATINAKPQLEIFADDVKCSHGCTVGQLDETAMFYMQSRGIPKKEAKALLMYAFSNAVIESIKIPELKQRITKIIATKLGVNLGFDL; encoded by the coding sequence ATGGATTTAAAAGAAAAATTAGTATCGTCTTTTATGGCTTTTGAAGAGCGTGTCGATGTACATTCAGATTTACATGACATACGCACAAATGCTTTAAAAAACTTCGAAAATAAAGGTTTCCCAACCAAAAAAGAAGAAGCTTGGAAATATACATCGCTAAATGCCATCTTAAAAAATGACTTTACGGTTTTTCCAAAGCAAGAAAATGCAATCGAATTTAATCAAGTAAAAAAATACTTTTTACACGAAATTGATACTTACAAATTAGTATTTATCGATGGTGTTTTCAGTTCGCATTTGTCTTCTACAACGCATGACGGAATCGATGTTTGCTTGATGTCATCGGCATTGACCAAACCAAAATATAAAATGGTTATTGATACGTACTTTAATCAGATTGCAAGTAAAGATGACAGCTTGACTTCATTGAATACGGCTTTTGCAATTGAAGGTGCTTTTATCAATATCCCAAAGAAAAAAGTAGCTGATAAACCAATTGAGATTATGTATTTCTCAACTGGAAATGAAGCTGCATTAATGGTTCAGCCAAGAAACTTGGTTATTGTGGGCGAAAATTCACATGTACAAATTATTGAGCGTCACCAAAGTTTGAATGAAAATCCAGTTTTAACAAACTCTGTTACTGAGATTTTTGCTCAAAAACGTGCGATTGTTGATTATTACAAAATTCAAAACGATAATAGCGAAGCGAATTTAATTGACAACACTTACGTTTCTCAACAACAAGAAAGCCACGCTTATGTGCATACTTTCTCTTTTGGTGGAAATTTAACTCGTAACAACTTAAACTTTTACCATTTTGGAGAAAGATTGACAAGTACGCTTAACGGAATTTCCATCTTAAACGACAAACAACACGTTGACCATTATACTTTGGTAAACCACGCACAACCAAACTGCGAAAGTTTCCAGGATTATAAAGGTATTTTCTCTGATCGTTCGACTGGAGTTTTCAACGGAAAAGTTTTGGTAGAAAAAGAAGCTCAAAAAACAAATGCTTTTCAAAAAAGCAACAATATTTTATTGAGTGATAAAGCGACTATCAATGCAAAACCTCAATTAGAGATTTTTGCTGATGACGTAAAATGTTCTCACGGTTGTACAGTTGGACAATTGGACGAAACAGCAATGTTCTACATGCAGTCTCGTGGAATCCCGAAAAAAGAAGCTAAAGCTTTATTGATGTACGCATTCTCAAATGCCGTTATCGAAAGCATCAAAATACCAGAATTAAAACAAAGAATTACTAAAATCATTGCTACGAAATTAGGCGTGAATTTAGGATTTGATTTGTAG
- a CDS encoding four helix bundle protein produces the protein MSKFKSFEEINSWQKSRIFNKKIYLITENSNFKKDFDFVRQIRRASLSISSNIAEGFERNTDKEFIYFLYVAKASAGEVRSQLYLAFDLEYIIKEEFEMLLESITEISKLLSGFIKYLSPKS, from the coding sequence ATGAGTAAGTTCAAATCTTTTGAGGAAATAAATTCTTGGCAAAAATCTCGAATCTTCAACAAGAAAATATATTTGATTACTGAAAATTCTAATTTCAAAAAAGACTTTGATTTTGTTAGACAAATTAGACGTGCATCACTTTCTATATCATCAAATATAGCCGAAGGTTTTGAGAGAAATACAGACAAAGAGTTTATTTACTTTTTATATGTAGCCAAAGCATCAGCAGGAGAAGTAAGATCTCAATTATATTTAGCTTTTGATTTAGAATATATTATAAAAGAAGAATTTGAAATGCTTTTAGAATCGATAACAGAAATATCGAAATTATTAAGCGGTTTCATTAAATATTTGAGCCCAAAGTCATAA
- the sufC gene encoding Fe-S cluster assembly ATPase SufC, whose product MLSIKNLHAAIGDKEILKGINIEVKAGEVHAIMGPNGSGKSTLSAVIAGNENYEVTDGEVILDGEDLADLAPEERAHKGVFLSFQYPVEIPGVSVTNFMKTAINETRKANGQEEMPANEMLKVIREKSELLEIDRKFLSRSLNEGFSGGEKKRNEIFQMAMLEPKLAILDETDSGLDIDALRIVANGVNKLKSDKNAIIVITHYQRLLDYIVPDFVHVLYNGRIVKSGGKELAYELEEKGYDWIKAEN is encoded by the coding sequence ATGTTATCAATAAAAAACCTTCACGCCGCAATTGGTGATAAAGAAATCCTTAAAGGAATTAATATAGAAGTTAAAGCTGGAGAAGTTCACGCTATCATGGGACCAAACGGTTCTGGAAAAAGTACACTTTCTGCTGTTATCGCAGGAAACGAAAACTACGAAGTTACAGATGGAGAAGTAATTCTTGACGGAGAAGATCTTGCTGATTTAGCTCCAGAAGAAAGAGCACATAAAGGTGTTTTCCTTTCTTTTCAATATCCGGTAGAAATTCCTGGAGTTAGCGTTACTAACTTCATGAAAACTGCTATCAACGAAACTCGTAAAGCAAACGGTCAGGAAGAAATGCCAGCAAACGAAATGCTGAAAGTAATTCGTGAGAAATCTGAATTGTTAGAAATCGATCGTAAATTTCTTTCTCGTTCTCTTAATGAAGGGTTTTCTGGAGGAGAGAAAAAAAGAAACGAAATCTTCCAAATGGCAATGTTAGAGCCAAAATTAGCTATCCTTGACGAAACCGATTCTGGTCTTGATATCGACGCTTTAAGAATTGTAGCTAACGGAGTGAACAAATTAAAAAGCGACAAAAACGCAATTATTGTAATCACGCACTACCAACGTTTGTTAGATTATATCGTTCCAGATTTCGTTCACGTTCTTTACAACGGAAGAATCGTAAAATCTGGCGGAAAAGAATTGGCTTACGAATTAGAAGAAAAAGGATACGACTGGATCAAAGCAGAAAACTAA
- the sufB gene encoding Fe-S cluster assembly protein SufB, which yields MSKYTEDDLKIELETKEYEYGFYTDIESETFPIGLNEEIVRAISLKKEEPEWMTEWRIEAFRAWKEMIEPEWANVHYEKPDFQAISYYSAPKQVDPNKTLDDVDPELLEMYKKLGISIDEQKKMNNVAMDIVVDSVSVATTFKKTLAEKGIIFCPISEAIKEHPELVKKYLGTVVPQKDNFYAALNSAVFSDGSFCYIPKGVKCPMELSTYFRINQAGTGQFERTLVIADEGSYVSYLEGCTAPSRDENQLHAAVVELIALDDAEIKYSTVQNWFPGNKEGKGGVYNFVTKRGLCETNAKISWTQVETGSAVTWKYPSCVLKGDNSVGEFYSIAVTNNFQQADTGTKMIHLGKNTKSTIISKGISAGKSQNSYRGLVQISPRAENARNFSQCDSLLMGNNCGAHTFPYIESKNPTAKIEHEATTSKIGEDQVFYCNQRGIPTEKAIALIVNGFSKDVLNKLPMEFAVEAQKLLEISLEGSVG from the coding sequence ATGAGCAAATACACCGAAGACGATTTAAAGATCGAACTGGAAACTAAAGAATATGAGTACGGATTTTATACCGATATAGAATCTGAGACTTTCCCTATTGGCTTAAACGAAGAAATTGTAAGAGCTATTTCTCTAAAAAAAGAAGAACCTGAGTGGATGACCGAATGGCGCATCGAGGCTTTCCGCGCTTGGAAAGAAATGATCGAGCCAGAATGGGCAAACGTACATTACGAAAAACCAGACTTTCAGGCAATCTCTTATTATTCAGCTCCAAAACAAGTAGATCCTAATAAAACATTGGACGATGTTGATCCAGAATTATTAGAGATGTACAAAAAATTAGGAATTTCTATCGACGAGCAAAAAAAGATGAACAATGTCGCTATGGATATTGTTGTCGATTCTGTTTCGGTAGCTACGACTTTCAAGAAAACTTTGGCAGAAAAAGGAATTATTTTCTGTCCAATTTCTGAAGCAATTAAAGAACACCCTGAATTAGTAAAAAAATATTTAGGAACTGTTGTACCTCAAAAAGACAACTTCTATGCAGCATTAAACTCAGCTGTTTTCTCTGACGGAAGTTTCTGTTATATTCCAAAAGGCGTAAAATGTCCAATGGAACTTTCAACCTATTTCAGAATCAATCAAGCAGGAACTGGACAATTCGAAAGAACTTTAGTTATTGCCGATGAAGGAAGCTACGTTTCTTACCTTGAAGGATGTACTGCTCCAAGCCGTGACGAAAACCAATTACACGCTGCTGTGGTTGAATTGATCGCTTTGGATGATGCTGAAATTAAATATTCTACAGTTCAAAACTGGTTCCCAGGAAACAAAGAAGGAAAAGGTGGAGTTTACAACTTTGTAACTAAAAGAGGTTTATGCGAAACTAACGCTAAAATTTCTTGGACGCAGGTTGAAACCGGCTCTGCTGTAACTTGGAAATATCCTTCTTGTGTATTAAAAGGAGATAATTCAGTAGGAGAATTTTATTCGATTGCTGTTACCAATAATTTCCAACAAGCTGATACGGGAACTAAAATGATCCATTTAGGTAAAAACACTAAATCGACTATTATTTCTAAAGGTATTTCGGCTGGAAAATCGCAAAACAGTTACCGTGGTTTAGTGCAAATCTCGCCAAGAGCTGAGAATGCAAGAAACTTTTCTCAATGTGATTCATTGTTAATGGGTAACAATTGCGGCGCACATACTTTCCCTTATATCGAAAGTAAAAATCCAACAGCAAAAATCGAGCACGAAGCAACTACAAGTAAAATTGGAGAAGACCAAGTTTTCTACTGTAACCAAAGAGGTATTCCCACTGAAAAAGCGATTGCCTTAATTGTAAACGGTTTCAGTAAAGATGTCTTGAACAAACTTCCAATGGAATTTGCTGTTGAAGCTCAAAAATTATTAGAGATTTCTTTAGAAGGATCTGTAGGTTAA
- a CDS encoding HesB/IscA family protein produces the protein MIKVSDTAKKKIIDLMTDDGFDAASDYVRVGVKSGGCSGLSYDLKFDKTKGEDDKIFVDNDIQIAVEKKSFLYLAGTILEFSGGLNGKGFVFNNPNASRTCGCGESFSL, from the coding sequence ATGATAAAAGTTTCAGATACTGCCAAAAAGAAAATCATCGACCTGATGACTGATGATGGTTTTGACGCCGCAAGCGACTACGTTAGAGTAGGCGTAAAAAGCGGTGGATGCTCTGGTTTGTCTTATGATTTAAAATTTGACAAAACCAAAGGAGAAGACGACAAAATATTCGTTGACAACGACATACAAATTGCTGTAGAAAAAAAATCATTCTTATACCTTGCCGGAACAATTTTAGAGTTCTCTGGCGGATTAAACGGAAAAGGATTTGTTTTCAATAACCCAAATGCAAGTAGAACTTGCGGATGCGGAGAATCATTCTCTCTTTAG
- a CDS encoding MBL fold metallo-hydrolase produces MKLYPIESGNFKLDGGAMFGVVPKTIWNKTNPADANNLIDIAARCLLIEDGNRLILIDTGMGDKQSEKFFGYYSLWGSHSLDNSLAKYGFNRDDITDVFMTHLHFDHCGGSVQWNADKTGYEPAFKNAKFWTNENHWEWATKPNAREKASFLSENILPMQESGQLNFIERPESDFGFAKELGFDIYYVDGHTEKQMIPYIKYQDKTIVFCADLLATAGHIPLPYVMGYDTRPLLTMPEKSKFLNLAADNNHYLFLEHDAHNQIITVEHTEKGVRLKDVFTCEEIL; encoded by the coding sequence ATGAAACTTTACCCAATAGAATCCGGAAATTTTAAATTAGACGGAGGCGCAATGTTTGGCGTTGTTCCGAAGACAATCTGGAACAAGACAAATCCTGCCGATGCTAATAACTTAATTGATATTGCTGCTCGATGTTTATTGATCGAAGACGGAAATCGTCTTATTTTAATTGATACCGGAATGGGCGATAAGCAATCTGAAAAGTTTTTTGGATATTATTCGCTTTGGGGATCACATTCTTTAGATAATTCTCTAGCGAAATATGGTTTTAATCGAGATGATATTACAGATGTTTTTATGACACATCTTCATTTTGACCATTGCGGAGGAAGCGTTCAATGGAATGCCGACAAAACGGGTTATGAGCCAGCTTTTAAAAATGCCAAATTTTGGACAAACGAAAACCATTGGGAATGGGCAACAAAACCCAATGCTCGAGAAAAAGCTTCTTTCTTGTCTGAAAATATCCTGCCAATGCAAGAAAGCGGACAATTGAATTTTATTGAAAGACCAGAATCTGATTTTGGTTTTGCAAAAGAACTTGGTTTTGATATTTATTATGTTGACGGACACACCGAAAAACAGATGATTCCGTATATAAAATACCAAGATAAAACGATTGTTTTTTGTGCCGATTTATTAGCAACAGCGGGGCATATTCCGTTGCCGTATGTGATGGGTTATGACACAAGACCTTTGTTGACAATGCCAGAGAAATCAAAATTTTTGAATTTGGCAGCAGATAATAATCATTATTTGTTTTTAGAACACGATGCACACAATCAAATTATTACTGTTGAACATACCGAAAAAGGTGTTCGATTGAAAGATGTTTTTACTTGCGAAGAGATTCTTTAA